One Nesterenkonia populi DNA window includes the following coding sequences:
- a CDS encoding carboxymuconolactone decarboxylase family protein gives MVTKDELYEVGIAQRRHMFGHEGAEDQTEHTTGLNDKIQDFVTRYCFGDIWQRPGLETLDRSKITFAMMVATGKAHETRIHARGALANGVTPVQLREIAVHATLYAGIPAAVEGLRALEEVFAEKGIDLHLDGEGQQK, from the coding sequence ATGGTCACCAAAGACGAGCTCTATGAGGTCGGCATCGCCCAGCGCCGCCACATGTTCGGCCACGAGGGAGCCGAAGACCAGACTGAGCACACCACCGGCCTCAACGACAAGATCCAGGACTTTGTCACCCGCTACTGCTTCGGCGACATCTGGCAGCGCCCCGGTCTGGAGACCCTCGACCGCAGCAAGATCACCTTCGCCATGATGGTCGCCACCGGCAAAGCCCACGAGACCCGCATCCACGCTCGCGGCGCCCTCGCCAACGGGGTCACCCCTGTCCAGCTGCGCGAGATCGCTGTGCACGCCACGCTCTATGCCGGCATCCCCGCTGCCGTCGAGGGCCTGCGCGCCCTCGAGGAGGTCTTCGCCGAGAAGGGCATCGACCTGCATCTCGACGGGGAAGGGCAGCAGAAATGA
- a CDS encoding NAD(P)/FAD-dependent oxidoreductase: MDTTTPLTGEDHVVIIGGGLASVELADALRQQGYPGRLTLVCAETHAPYQRPPLSKDLKLTDAVLEVLPLRGPGFFEANDVDARFGVTAEHIDRAARRVRLSDGSDLDYTHMVLATGARNRSLPVVGAELIGVQALRTFDDAAVLQTALSHAENVVIVGAGFIGLEVAACANGLGKNVTVLEFAERPMGRALSPLSSGHIAETHRTAGIDLRLGEGIERIEGEAGSVAVALGSSGTRYPADTVLIGVGVAPNTELAEAAGLAVDNGILVDARLRTEDPRIWAIGDCANYPNAHSRSMTRLESVQNATDQARYLATALTAASAEDPGDYCSLPWFWSNQGPVRIQIAGLIIPGDETVLHGDPASGKFSVLAFRDGVLAAVESINSPRDHRAARALLSAPVPPTREQLADPELDLRAFAAVK, encoded by the coding sequence ATGGACACCACGACACCGCTGACCGGCGAGGACCACGTCGTCATCATTGGCGGAGGCCTGGCCAGCGTCGAACTGGCCGACGCACTGCGCCAGCAGGGCTATCCCGGCCGCCTCACCCTGGTCTGCGCCGAGACCCACGCGCCCTACCAGCGGCCCCCGCTGTCGAAGGACCTGAAGCTCACCGACGCCGTCCTCGAAGTCCTGCCCCTGCGCGGGCCCGGCTTCTTCGAGGCCAACGACGTCGATGCCCGCTTCGGGGTCACCGCCGAGCACATCGATCGGGCCGCTCGTCGGGTGCGGCTCTCCGACGGCAGCGACCTCGACTACACCCACATGGTGCTGGCCACCGGGGCCCGCAACCGCAGCCTGCCCGTCGTTGGTGCCGAGCTCATCGGAGTGCAGGCCCTGCGAACCTTCGACGACGCCGCAGTCCTGCAGACCGCACTGAGCCACGCGGAGAACGTCGTCATCGTCGGCGCCGGATTCATCGGGCTGGAAGTCGCCGCCTGCGCTAACGGACTGGGGAAGAACGTCACCGTCCTCGAGTTCGCCGAACGCCCCATGGGCCGGGCGCTGTCACCGCTGAGCAGCGGGCACATAGCCGAGACTCACCGGACCGCCGGCATCGACCTGCGGCTCGGCGAAGGGATCGAGCGTATCGAGGGCGAAGCCGGCTCGGTCGCCGTCGCCCTCGGCAGCTCCGGGACCCGGTACCCGGCCGACACAGTGCTCATCGGCGTGGGCGTGGCCCCTAACACCGAGCTCGCCGAGGCGGCAGGACTGGCCGTGGACAACGGCATCCTCGTCGACGCCCGGCTGCGTACCGAGGACCCGCGCATCTGGGCCATCGGCGACTGCGCGAACTATCCCAACGCCCACAGTCGCTCGATGACTCGCCTGGAATCGGTGCAGAACGCCACCGACCAGGCCCGATACCTGGCGACGGCGCTCACCGCCGCAAGCGCCGAAGACCCCGGCGACTACTGCAGCCTGCCGTGGTTCTGGTCCAACCAGGGTCCCGTCCGCATTCAGATCGCCGGCCTCATCATCCCCGGGGACGAGACCGTCCTCCACGGTGACCCCGCCAGCGGGAAGTTCTCCGTGCTGGCCTTCCGCGACGGCGTGCTCGCCGCCGTCGAATCCATCAACTCCCCTCGTGACCACCGGGCCGCCCGGGCCCTTCTCTCGGCCCCCGTCCCACCCACCCGCGAGCAGCTGGCCGACCCAGAGTTGGATCTGCGCGCGTTCGCCGCCGTGAAATGA
- a CDS encoding TRAP transporter small permease: MTILETAVRQIARVLAVLSAGAIVVMVVAIACDVIVRNTTGASVRGMLELAETSLVISVFFGLAWAGVKGEHVCVTLLVDRFHEAATRLVQIVVWALSTVFISWLLYATVLRAIDSTTMREERFGLVRWPIYPMRWVIVAGLVALLLVALLNLARSVAGRLPMGPESELQAVLVQQERVAAQTEESLEALDKQVPGASAAETIPAGGTR, translated from the coding sequence ATGACGATCCTTGAGACCGCAGTCCGCCAGATAGCCCGCGTGCTCGCCGTGCTCTCCGCCGGCGCCATCGTGGTGATGGTCGTCGCCATCGCCTGCGATGTCATCGTGCGCAACACCACCGGAGCCAGCGTGCGCGGCATGCTCGAACTTGCGGAGACCAGCCTGGTCATCAGTGTGTTCTTCGGCCTCGCCTGGGCCGGGGTCAAAGGCGAGCACGTCTGCGTGACTCTGCTCGTCGACCGCTTCCACGAGGCCGCCACCCGTTTGGTGCAGATCGTGGTCTGGGCGCTCTCGACGGTGTTCATCAGCTGGCTGCTCTACGCCACTGTGCTGCGCGCCATCGATTCGACCACGATGCGCGAGGAGCGGTTCGGCCTGGTGCGCTGGCCCATCTATCCGATGCGCTGGGTCATCGTCGCCGGGCTCGTCGCCCTGCTGCTGGTGGCGCTGCTCAATCTGGCGCGTTCGGTGGCCGGACGCCTCCCCATGGGGCCGGAGAGCGAGCTTCAGGCCGTGCTGGTCCAGCAGGAGAGGGTCGCGGCCCAGACTGAGGAGAGCCTCGAGGCCCTCGACAAGCAGGTCCCCGGCGCCTCGGCGGCCGAGACGATCCCCGCGGGAGGCACCCGATGA
- a CDS encoding NAD(P)-dependent oxidoreductase codes for MSAAEQEAARQDGTDQQKTLAVGFIGLGTMGEPMAANIVAAGYDLRVHDVDPDRTREVAERLSSRPEETPARVHPASDADDLADRDVIVLMLPTSAIVRAALLDEDGQLKIPLRSGAVVVDMSSSDPTETVATGKQLAAHGIPMVDAPVSGARERAIAGTLAIMMGADEEAAAERSAPVIEAMSRAIYRTGRLGTGHAMKALNNFVAASSVAATSEALTAGGRFGLDPAVMVDVLNDSTGQSFITTHVLGPHVVEGRYASGFALPLIAKDVRIAENLQRTVGHHAPVCQAVSAQFGAAEAALGNTDHTEVYRFWGEG; via the coding sequence ATGAGCGCCGCCGAGCAGGAAGCCGCCCGCCAGGACGGCACGGATCAGCAGAAGACCCTGGCTGTCGGTTTCATCGGCCTGGGCACCATGGGTGAGCCGATGGCGGCAAATATCGTTGCCGCCGGGTACGACCTGCGGGTCCACGACGTCGACCCCGACCGCACCCGCGAAGTCGCTGAGAGGCTCAGCAGCCGTCCAGAGGAAACCCCCGCCCGCGTCCACCCCGCTTCAGATGCCGACGATCTCGCCGACCGCGACGTCATCGTGCTCATGCTGCCCACCAGTGCCATCGTCCGCGCCGCGCTGCTCGACGAGGACGGCCAGCTGAAGATTCCCTTGCGCTCCGGCGCCGTGGTGGTCGATATGAGTTCCTCCGACCCCACCGAGACCGTTGCCACCGGCAAGCAGCTGGCCGCCCACGGCATCCCGATGGTCGACGCACCGGTCTCCGGCGCCCGGGAACGGGCCATCGCCGGAACCCTGGCCATCATGATGGGCGCCGACGAGGAGGCAGCCGCCGAACGGTCCGCCCCTGTTATCGAAGCGATGAGCCGGGCCATCTACCGCACCGGCCGGCTCGGCACCGGGCACGCGATGAAAGCATTGAACAACTTTGTCGCCGCCTCCTCCGTCGCTGCGACCTCCGAGGCCCTCACTGCCGGCGGTCGCTTCGGCCTCGATCCCGCCGTGATGGTCGATGTCCTCAACGACTCCACCGGACAGAGCTTCATCACCACCCACGTGCTGGGTCCCCACGTGGTCGAAGGACGCTACGCCAGTGGATTCGCCCTGCCGCTGATAGCCAAGGACGTGCGGATCGCCGAGAATCTGCAGCGCACCGTCGGCCACCACGCCCCGGTCTGCCAGGCCGTCTCCGCCCAGTTCGGCGCCGCTGAAGCCGCACTGGGAAACACCGACCACACCGAGGTCTACCGCTTCTGGGGAGAGGGCTGA
- the dctP gene encoding TRAP transporter substrate-binding protein DctP, whose translation MTLHPRTSAPRRLAQVTGLIAVAALGLTACGNGEGEPTGGDGADDGETYTFTLAAGALEGTPHSAIEQHYLDLVEERTDGRIEFERTSFEALCAVDEVINCLRDGRADIGTTVTDYTPHMLPTLSVVSISFLNTDIQATAAALYDMHTDYEPAREQLEQNNLQYVATWPVGTMFLGSAGPVEKIDDLNGLRARAAGPVTQLTLESADINVNAITAPETYESVQRGVIDSVAAALDFGVNYQIIEQLPYWTDPGLGQYTAYGMWWSKEAYESLPEDLREIVGEVTEEMNYGEAIETYNEAMRDVCDGMLESPDVESFTRWDEDATAEWHDLVGDEAEDLWLEIMDDYGYEDAEAYLEEYKSAYAAHESDDNPVDAGISCVDEWQAAN comes from the coding sequence ATGACACTGCACCCCCGCACCTCTGCCCCCCGCCGCCTGGCCCAGGTCACTGGCCTGATCGCCGTCGCCGCCTTGGGGCTGACCGCCTGCGGCAACGGTGAGGGCGAGCCCACCGGAGGCGACGGCGCTGACGATGGTGAGACCTACACCTTCACTCTGGCCGCCGGTGCCCTGGAAGGCACCCCGCACTCTGCCATCGAGCAGCACTACCTCGACCTCGTCGAGGAGCGCACCGACGGGCGCATCGAGTTCGAGCGCACCTCCTTCGAGGCCCTCTGCGCCGTCGACGAGGTCATCAACTGCCTGCGCGACGGGCGCGCCGACATCGGCACCACCGTCACCGACTACACCCCGCATATGCTGCCGACCCTCTCAGTAGTCAGCATCTCCTTCCTCAACACCGACATCCAGGCCACAGCTGCCGCACTCTACGACATGCACACCGACTACGAGCCGGCCCGCGAGCAGCTCGAGCAGAACAACCTGCAGTACGTGGCCACCTGGCCGGTGGGCACCATGTTCCTCGGCTCGGCCGGCCCGGTTGAGAAAATCGACGACCTCAACGGGCTGCGGGCCCGCGCCGCCGGCCCGGTCACCCAGCTGACCCTGGAGTCGGCCGACATCAATGTCAACGCGATCACCGCGCCTGAGACTTACGAGTCCGTCCAGCGCGGGGTCATCGACTCCGTCGCCGCGGCATTGGACTTCGGTGTGAACTACCAGATCATCGAGCAGCTGCCCTACTGGACCGACCCCGGGTTGGGCCAGTACACCGCCTACGGCATGTGGTGGTCCAAGGAGGCTTACGAGTCGCTCCCTGAGGATCTGCGCGAGATCGTCGGCGAGGTTACCGAGGAAATGAACTACGGCGAGGCCATCGAGACCTACAACGAGGCGATGCGCGACGTCTGCGACGGGATGCTCGAATCCCCCGACGTCGAGTCCTTCACCCGCTGGGACGAGGACGCCACCGCCGAATGGCACGACCTGGTCGGCGACGAGGCTGAGGACCTGTGGCTGGAGATCATGGACGACTACGGCTACGAGGACGCCGAGGCCTACCTCGAGGAGTACAAGTCCGCCTACGCCGCTCACGAAAGCGACGACAACCCCGTCGACGCCGGGATCTCCTGCGTGGACGAATGGCAAGCAGCGAATTGA
- a CDS encoding TRAP transporter substrate-binding protein, whose amino-acid sequence MVTRTSHRRSLTAVAALGLLAACGGEVEGNDSGEGNGGDAAPEVTLTLVTSAAEGTPSAEVQEWYADELESRSEGRIEIERTEAYSLCDAVEVIDCVRDGRAQLGVSIPDYTPAYFPSTSMVSIPFIGQDWQAITQALHELHVTNEDAQAVMTGNNIHHLATWPVGRMLIGTHEPVETPEDLAGLSLRASGPLAISLYENQGVNVISLAANEVFEGIERGVIDSVAASIDFPVNYQLNELLPHWTDPGVGEYSAFGMWMNLDAYEELDDELKQVVDDVAADLSSGAGAGIFYEQAIEQCPQMLEAENLESFTRWDEDASNAWAEGTGDSLQEEWVALAADQGLENADQVLEDYLASLEEHTDPDAEDATSSCIDQAAQ is encoded by the coding sequence ATGGTCACACGCACATCGCACCGCCGGTCCCTGACCGCCGTGGCCGCCCTCGGGCTGCTGGCCGCCTGCGGCGGGGAGGTTGAAGGCAACGACAGTGGGGAGGGCAACGGAGGTGACGCTGCCCCCGAGGTCACTCTCACCCTGGTCACCTCCGCCGCCGAAGGCACCCCGAGTGCCGAGGTCCAGGAGTGGTACGCCGATGAGCTCGAATCCCGCAGCGAGGGACGCATCGAGATTGAGCGCACCGAGGCTTATTCACTCTGCGACGCCGTCGAAGTCATTGACTGCGTCCGCGACGGCCGCGCCCAGCTCGGGGTGAGCATCCCCGACTACACCCCGGCCTACTTCCCCTCGACGTCGATGGTCTCAATCCCCTTCATCGGCCAGGACTGGCAGGCCATCACCCAGGCCCTGCACGAGCTGCACGTCACCAACGAGGACGCCCAGGCAGTGATGACCGGCAACAATATCCACCACCTGGCCACCTGGCCGGTCGGACGGATGCTCATCGGTACCCACGAACCTGTGGAAACGCCCGAAGACCTGGCGGGACTCTCCCTGCGCGCCTCCGGGCCCCTGGCCATCTCCCTCTACGAGAACCAGGGGGTCAACGTCATCTCCCTGGCCGCCAACGAAGTCTTCGAAGGCATCGAGCGCGGCGTCATCGACTCTGTGGCCGCCAGCATCGACTTCCCTGTCAACTACCAGCTCAATGAGCTGCTGCCCCACTGGACCGACCCGGGTGTCGGCGAGTACTCAGCCTTCGGCATGTGGATGAACCTCGACGCCTACGAGGAGCTCGACGACGAGCTCAAGCAGGTGGTCGACGACGTCGCCGCCGACCTCTCCAGCGGCGCCGGAGCTGGGATCTTCTACGAGCAGGCCATCGAACAGTGCCCCCAGATGCTCGAGGCTGAGAACCTCGAGAGCTTTACCCGCTGGGACGAGGATGCTTCCAACGCCTGGGCCGAGGGGACCGGCGACAGTCTCCAGGAGGAGTGGGTCGCGCTGGCCGCCGACCAGGGGCTGGAGAACGCCGACCAGGTCCTCGAGGACTACCTGGCTAGCCTCGAGGAGCACACCGACCCCGACGCCGAAGACGCCACGAGCAGCTGCATTGACCAGGCCGCCCAGTGA
- a CDS encoding aldehyde dehydrogenase family protein, with product MTVTDAPTSSLLERIQPAEGGREIHDPATGELVGRTRQTTVADLDAAVARAKATQPQWAAVSSQERAEALNAAAEALEAHAEELAILLSREQGKPLNGPNARFEVSACVSWLRATASFTLEPEVIVDEESGRSVLHWRPLGVVGAIGPWNWPMMISIWQIAPSLRQGNTVVVKPSGYTPLSVLALIEVLNTALPADVLIAVPGRGDVGERLSAHPDVAKIMFTGSTETGKSIIKTAADTVKRMTMELGGNDAGIVLDDADPKALADDIFWGAFINTGQTCAALKRLYVPESLYDQVCEALVEVAQQSPMGVGLEEQNVLGPVQNKPQWQIVADLVASAKESGARILIGGDPDENATGYFYPTTLVADIDPHQRLVTEEQFGPALPIVKYTDLDQAIEWANELDVALGSSVWGTDPDRTEDVAARLVAGSTWINKHGAIDPRVPFGGAKESGFGVEFGIHGLKEVSQPHVITR from the coding sequence ATGACCGTCACCGACGCTCCCACCTCCTCCCTGCTGGAGCGCATCCAGCCCGCCGAAGGCGGCCGGGAGATCCACGACCCTGCCACCGGAGAGCTCGTCGGCCGGACCCGGCAAACCACGGTCGCCGACCTCGACGCCGCCGTCGCCCGCGCCAAGGCAACCCAGCCGCAGTGGGCAGCCGTCAGCAGCCAGGAGCGCGCTGAGGCGCTCAACGCTGCGGCTGAAGCCCTCGAAGCCCACGCCGAAGAGCTGGCCATCCTGCTCTCCCGGGAACAAGGCAAGCCGCTCAACGGCCCGAACGCCCGCTTCGAAGTCAGCGCCTGCGTCTCATGGCTGCGGGCCACCGCCAGCTTCACCCTCGAGCCTGAAGTCATCGTCGACGAGGAATCCGGCCGCTCCGTGCTGCACTGGCGGCCCCTCGGCGTCGTCGGCGCCATCGGACCGTGGAACTGGCCGATGATGATATCCATCTGGCAGATCGCCCCCTCCCTGCGCCAAGGCAACACCGTGGTCGTCAAGCCCTCCGGCTACACGCCGCTGAGCGTGCTGGCGCTCATCGAGGTGCTCAACACCGCCCTGCCCGCCGACGTCCTCATCGCCGTGCCCGGCCGCGGCGATGTCGGCGAGCGCCTCTCTGCCCACCCCGATGTCGCGAAGATCATGTTCACTGGCTCCACCGAGACCGGCAAGAGCATCATCAAGACCGCCGCGGACACCGTGAAGCGCATGACCATGGAGCTTGGCGGCAACGACGCCGGCATCGTCCTCGACGACGCCGACCCGAAGGCGCTGGCCGACGACATCTTCTGGGGAGCCTTTATCAACACCGGGCAGACCTGCGCGGCCCTGAAACGCCTCTACGTGCCTGAGTCGCTCTACGATCAGGTCTGCGAGGCGCTCGTCGAGGTCGCCCAGCAGTCCCCCATGGGCGTGGGACTCGAGGAGCAGAACGTGCTCGGGCCGGTGCAGAACAAGCCGCAGTGGCAGATCGTGGCCGACCTGGTCGCCTCGGCGAAGGAATCCGGGGCCCGCATCCTCATCGGCGGAGACCCGGACGAGAACGCCACCGGCTACTTCTACCCCACCACGCTGGTCGCCGACATCGACCCCCATCAGCGGCTGGTCACCGAGGAGCAGTTCGGCCCTGCGCTGCCGATTGTGAAGTACACCGACCTGGACCAAGCCATCGAGTGGGCCAACGAGCTCGACGTTGCCCTCGGCTCCTCCGTCTGGGGCACCGACCCGGACCGGACCGAGGACGTCGCTGCCCGGCTGGTGGCCGGCAGCACATGGATCAACAAGCACGGCGCCATCGACCCGCGAGTCCCCTTCGGCGGGGCGAAAGAGTCGGGCTTCGGCGTCGAGTTCGGCATCCACGGACTGAAGGAAGTCAGCCAACCCCACGTCATCACCCGCTGA
- a CDS encoding cytochrome P450 — protein sequence MTITPTPETWAANTAPIEAPVADGVAIDQLYADPYPIYRRLREIAPVHWVPAIDRYLVVGFSAIHTIDHDPETYTADEEGSLMKRAMGHSMLRKDDPEHAVERAALGGVLKPKAIKTVWNEVFQRNYEHYLAEFIASAEEDTIDGRPVRRADFHTGFAEPYTAENLREILGLRNATWQDIRRWSQDMINATGNYADDPEIWRLGEKAFDEVDDAIDEVLPTGEGHTLLAQLAESGMPLQSIRANVKMTIGGGFNEPRDAMGTLLWALLERPGQLVQVREAGPSGWERAFDEAVRWVAPIGMYSRQTTRETVLEDVRLPAGAKLGVNVGAANRDPAQFEDPEAFDTNREQKPHLAFGAGTHYCAGAWAARAQVSRVALPQIDQRLPGLRRDPERPGVAGGWVFRGMLSLPVVWDTD from the coding sequence ATGACGATCACACCCACCCCCGAGACCTGGGCCGCGAACACCGCCCCCATCGAGGCGCCGGTGGCCGACGGCGTCGCCATCGACCAGCTCTACGCCGACCCGTATCCCATCTACCGCCGGCTGCGCGAGATCGCGCCGGTCCACTGGGTGCCCGCCATCGACCGCTACCTCGTCGTGGGTTTCAGCGCCATTCACACCATCGACCACGACCCCGAGACTTACACCGCCGACGAAGAGGGCTCGCTGATGAAGCGGGCCATGGGACATTCGATGCTCCGCAAAGACGACCCCGAGCACGCCGTCGAGCGCGCCGCCCTGGGCGGAGTGCTCAAGCCCAAAGCCATCAAGACCGTGTGGAACGAGGTGTTCCAGCGCAACTACGAGCACTACCTCGCCGAGTTCATCGCCTCCGCCGAGGAGGACACCATCGATGGCCGCCCGGTGAGGCGCGCCGACTTCCACACCGGATTCGCCGAGCCTTACACCGCCGAGAACCTCCGCGAGATCCTTGGGCTCCGCAACGCCACCTGGCAGGACATCCGCCGATGGAGCCAGGATATGATCAACGCCACCGGAAACTACGCCGACGACCCTGAGATTTGGCGGCTTGGCGAGAAAGCCTTCGACGAAGTCGACGACGCCATCGACGAGGTTCTCCCCACCGGCGAAGGCCACACCCTGCTGGCCCAACTCGCCGAGTCCGGCATGCCGCTGCAATCCATCCGGGCTAACGTGAAAATGACCATCGGTGGCGGATTCAATGAGCCCCGCGACGCGATGGGGACGCTGCTCTGGGCCCTGCTCGAACGTCCCGGCCAGCTCGTCCAGGTCCGCGAGGCCGGCCCGTCCGGCTGGGAACGGGCCTTCGACGAAGCTGTTCGCTGGGTCGCGCCCATCGGCATGTACTCCCGCCAGACCACCCGCGAGACCGTCCTGGAGGACGTGCGGCTTCCTGCCGGAGCCAAACTCGGCGTCAACGTCGGCGCCGCCAACCGCGACCCTGCCCAGTTCGAGGACCCCGAAGCCTTCGACACCAACCGCGAGCAGAAGCCCCACCTGGCCTTCGGCGCCGGCACCCACTACTGCGCCGGAGCCTGGGCGGCCCGCGCCCAGGTGTCCCGCGTAGCCCTGCCCCAGATCGACCAGCGCCTGCCCGGCCTGCGCCGCGACCCTGAACGCCCCGGCGTCGCTGGCGGATGGGTCTTCCGCGGCATGCTCTCGCTGCCGGTGGTCTGGGACACGGACTGA
- a CDS encoding TRAP transporter large permease, whose translation MTTGMIITAVLVLLVALLLFRVPVAIALGGSGAVGLLLLHSFDYTTNLLGSEPFGQTASFGLTIIPMFILMGMFAVRAHVAEYVFRIADSVLGRFPGGLGVATVAASAGFSAVSGSSIGTAATMARLSVAEMRAAGYPASLATALVAVAGTLGSMIPPSTFLVLYAILAQQSVGQMLAAGIVPGVLTAIAYSAYLVIAGQRLKRKGVIRPPHLRHAVSEHVAAAKTAKTTTAGSAEEPATVAAAAIATEEPPAGPESVEAVPPQGAASRKPTPLKELPWRGLFYIAALFCIVLGGMYSGYFTATESAAFGAIAAVLILLFELRKTGLRGISAGIAGALRDTASTTAMVFFIVIGSGILTAFFVAARVPQMITDAVMSVNLPPMVVMALLLLALIPLGMMLESLSILVISVPLLLPIATEFGFDAIWLGILIVKLIEIGMVTPPVGINAFVVAGTTGLPSETVFRGIVPFFVVDLALIALFFFWPDLVLLLPSYVAEGAG comes from the coding sequence ATGACCACCGGAATGATTATCACCGCCGTGCTCGTGCTGCTGGTGGCCCTGCTGCTGTTCCGGGTCCCGGTGGCCATCGCCCTGGGCGGCTCCGGCGCGGTCGGGCTCCTGCTGCTGCACAGCTTCGACTACACCACCAACCTGCTGGGCTCCGAACCTTTCGGTCAGACCGCCAGCTTCGGGCTGACGATCATCCCGATGTTCATCCTCATGGGCATGTTCGCGGTGCGCGCCCACGTCGCCGAGTACGTCTTCCGGATCGCCGACAGCGTCCTCGGCCGCTTCCCCGGCGGCCTCGGCGTGGCCACCGTCGCCGCCAGCGCCGGGTTCTCCGCTGTCTCGGGCTCGAGCATCGGCACCGCGGCGACGATGGCCCGGCTGTCGGTGGCAGAGATGCGCGCCGCCGGGTACCCAGCCTCCCTGGCGACCGCACTGGTGGCCGTGGCCGGGACGCTGGGCTCAATGATCCCGCCGAGCACCTTCCTGGTTCTCTACGCGATCCTCGCCCAGCAGTCGGTGGGCCAGATGCTCGCCGCGGGCATCGTGCCCGGCGTGCTGACCGCCATCGCCTACTCTGCCTACCTTGTCATCGCCGGGCAGCGACTTAAGCGCAAAGGCGTCATCCGCCCCCCGCATCTGCGTCACGCCGTCAGCGAGCACGTCGCGGCCGCCAAGACCGCCAAGACGACGACGGCGGGCAGTGCGGAAGAGCCGGCGACGGTGGCCGCGGCCGCCATCGCCACTGAGGAGCCGCCCGCCGGGCCGGAGTCTGTCGAGGCAGTACCGCCGCAGGGTGCCGCCTCGCGCAAGCCGACCCCGCTGAAAGAGCTGCCCTGGCGCGGCCTCTTCTACATCGCCGCGCTGTTCTGCATCGTGCTCGGCGGCATGTACTCCGGCTACTTCACCGCCACCGAGTCGGCAGCCTTCGGTGCCATCGCCGCGGTGCTCATCCTGCTCTTCGAGCTGCGCAAGACCGGGCTGCGCGGCATTTCCGCCGGCATTGCCGGAGCGCTGCGGGACACCGCCTCGACCACGGCGATGGTTTTCTTCATCGTCATCGGTTCAGGCATCCTCACCGCCTTCTTCGTCGCCGCCCGGGTGCCGCAGATGATCACCGACGCGGTGATGAGCGTGAATCTGCCGCCCATGGTGGTCATGGCTCTGCTGCTGCTGGCGCTCATCCCGCTGGGCATGATGCTGGAGTCCCTCTCGATCCTCGTCATCTCCGTGCCGCTGCTGCTGCCCATCGCCACCGAATTCGGCTTCGACGCCATCTGGCTGGGCATCCTCATCGTCAAGCTCATCGAAATCGGCATGGTCACCCCGCCGGTGGGGATCAACGCCTTCGTCGTCGCCGGAACCACCGGGCTGCCGAGCGAGACCGTCTTCCGCGGCATCGTGCCGTTCTTCGTGGTCGACCTGGCGCTGATCGCTCTGTTCTTCTTCTGGCCCGACCTGGTGCTGCTGCTGCCCAGCTACGTCGCCGAAGGCGCCGGCTAG
- a CDS encoding 2Fe-2S iron-sulfur cluster-binding protein, with product MPRITYHQPGGSSQTVELETPAPIMQTALRNGVPGIVGECGGQAMCATCHVYVRNEYLDQLPEKSEEEEEMLEEAAAELDEERSRLGCQITIGENLDEIAVDIPERQV from the coding sequence GTGCCCCGCATCACCTACCACCAGCCCGGTGGCAGCAGCCAGACCGTTGAGCTCGAGACACCTGCCCCCATCATGCAGACCGCGCTGCGCAACGGCGTACCCGGCATCGTCGGCGAATGCGGCGGCCAGGCGATGTGCGCCACCTGCCACGTCTACGTCCGCAACGAGTACCTCGACCAGCTGCCGGAGAAGTCTGAGGAGGAGGAAGAGATGCTGGAAGAGGCAGCCGCCGAGCTCGACGAAGAACGCTCCCGGCTGGGCTGCCAGATCACCATCGGCGAAAACCTCGACGAGATCGCCGTCGATATCCCCGAAAGACAGGTCTGA